In a single window of the Drosophila albomicans strain 15112-1751.03 chromosome 3, ASM965048v2, whole genome shotgun sequence genome:
- the LOC117570289 gene encoding NADH dehydrogenase [ubiquinone] 1 beta subcomplex subunit 3, with translation MGGHHGEPYKVPHPSIYKVENVPQLLEVKESLARQGLSDPWLRNEAWRYEKKAFGTHASRLKTFMFRGLGVGFCAFLVTIGAEYALGIGKGQGGHGHGDGHGDGKHH, from the exons ATGGGTGGTCATCACGGAGAACCCTACAAGGTACCGCATCCTTCCATCTACAAGGTGGAGAACGTGCCCCAGCTGTTGGAGGTGAAAGAGTCACTTGCCCGCCAGGGACTCAGCGATCCATGGCTGAG AAATGAAGCATGGCGCTATGAGAAGAAGGCGTTCGGCACACACGCTTCCCGGCTAAAGACATTCATGTTCCGCGGTCTCGGCGTCGGCTTCTGTGCATTTCTGGTCACCATTGGTGCTGAGTACGCTTTAGGCATTGGCAAAGGACAAGGAGGACATGGCCATGGTGATGGACACGGTGATGGCAAACACCATTAG
- the LOC117570288 gene encoding protein Rae1 — MFGAAQSTTNRMNDFEVASPPDDSVSALEFSPSTLQVQKNFLIAGAWDNSVRCWEVEQNGQTVPKSMKTMGGPVLDVCWSDDGTKVFMASCDKQVKLWDLAADQVMQVAAHDGPVKTCHMVKGPNYTCLMTGSWDKTLKFWDTRSPNPMMAINLPERCYCADVDYPMAVVGTAGRGLIIYSLENSPTEYKRQESPLKYQHRTISIFKDKKKTPTGYALGSIEGRVAIQYVNPVNPKDNFTFKCHRSTGTSGFQDIYAVNDIAFHPVHGTLVTVGSDGTFSFWDKDARTKLKSSEAMDQSITKCGFNANGQIFAYAVGYDWSKGHEYFNPAKKPQIFLRSCYDELKPRVN, encoded by the exons TTCAGCCCAAGCACTCTACAAGTACAGAAGAATTTCCTCATTGCCGGCGCCTGGGACAACAGCGTGCGTTGTTGGGAGGTCGAGCAAAATGGACAAACAGTGCCAAAATCGATGAAAACTATGGGCGGCCCCGTGCTTGATGTATGTTGGTCGGACGATGGCACTAAGGTGTTCATGGCCTCCTGCGACAAACAAGTAAAACTATGGGATCTTGCCGCCGACCAAGTAATGCAAGTTGCCGCTCATGATGGGCCGGTGAAGACTTGCCACATGGTTAAGGGACCAAACTACACGTGTCTCATGACTGGTTCCTGGGACAAAACACTAAAG tTTTGGGATACGCGGTCACCAAATCCAATGATGGCCATTAATCTTCCCGAGCGATGCTATTGTGCCGATGTCGACTACCCAATGGCCGTAGTAGGCACCGCTGGACGTggtttaattatatattcgCTAGAGAACAGCCCTACAGAGTACAAGCGACAGGAGAGTCCACTTAAATATCAGCATCGCACAATTTCCATATTTAAGGATAAGAAGAAAACGCCCACAGGGTATGCACTGGGCAGCATAGAGGGACGTGTGGCCATACAGTATGTGAATCCTGTCAATCCCAAGGATAATTTTACGTTCAAATGCCATCGCTCGACGGGCACATCGGGCTTCCAAGATATTTATGCCGTCAACGACATTGCATTCCATCCAGTGCACGGCACTCTGGTGACAGTCGGATCGGATGGCACATTCAGTTTCTGGGATAAGGATGCGCGCACAAAGCTCAAGTCCAGCGAGGCTATGGATCAATCGATCACAAAGTGTGGATTCAATGCAAATGGCCAAATATTCGCGTATGCTGTGGGCTACGATTGGTCCAAGGGCCATGAGTATTTCAATCCGGCAAAGAAGCCACAGATCTTCCTGCGATCGTGCTACGACGAACTGAAGCCACGGGTCAACTGA